The Streptomyces sp. NBC_01255 genome window below encodes:
- a CDS encoding MFS transporter — protein MKPGAGTTKSSASTRLVLLTLAAGQFLMALDSSVMNVAIATVADDVGTTVTGIQGAITAYTLVMAMFMIPGGKVGGLIGRRRAFMIGCCVYGCGSLVTALAPNLPVLLFGWAFLEGIGASLILPAIVALVAGNFSVERRPAAYGLVAAAGAVAIALGPLIGGVATTYFSWRWVFAGEVLVVLVILVFARRIADAPSAERPRIDLVGVVLSALGLGIFVFGVLRSDEWGWLRPKPDAPSWLGVSAVVWLMLVGLLLVWIFLRWEARLVARHREPLVDPAMLRNKQLTGGLTMFFFQYLVQMGVFFVVPLYLSVALGLSALNTGARLLPLSLTLLAAAVLIPRLLPDVSPRRVVRFGILSLLVGAVVMMGALDAGAGAEIVTVPLLLIGLGMGSLASQLGSVTVSAVPQEQSAEVGGVQNAVTNLGASIGTALAGSIMIAALTSSFLANVEQNPAVPAEVKSQATVELSSGAPFLSDAQLTTALEEAGTSPEVTQAVLDANDDARLDGLKAALAVLAFAATLALFFTQRIPTTQPRAPAA, from the coding sequence ATGAAGCCGGGGGCAGGTACCACCAAGAGTTCGGCCTCGACTCGACTCGTCCTGCTGACGCTCGCGGCCGGTCAGTTCCTCATGGCCCTCGACAGCTCCGTCATGAACGTCGCGATCGCGACCGTGGCCGACGACGTGGGCACGACGGTGACGGGCATCCAGGGGGCCATCACGGCCTACACCCTGGTGATGGCCATGTTCATGATCCCCGGAGGCAAGGTCGGGGGGCTGATCGGCCGCCGGCGCGCGTTCATGATCGGTTGCTGTGTCTACGGCTGCGGCTCCCTCGTCACGGCGCTCGCGCCGAACCTGCCGGTGCTGCTGTTCGGCTGGGCGTTCCTCGAAGGGATCGGCGCGTCGCTCATCCTGCCCGCGATCGTGGCGCTCGTGGCCGGCAACTTCTCCGTGGAGCGCCGTCCGGCCGCCTACGGACTCGTCGCGGCCGCGGGGGCCGTGGCGATCGCGCTCGGGCCGCTCATCGGCGGCGTCGCGACGACGTACTTCTCCTGGCGATGGGTCTTCGCCGGTGAGGTGCTGGTGGTGCTCGTCATCCTGGTGTTCGCTCGCCGCATCGCCGACGCCCCGAGCGCCGAACGCCCCCGCATCGACCTCGTCGGCGTCGTGCTCTCCGCCCTGGGGCTCGGGATCTTCGTCTTCGGCGTCCTGCGCTCGGACGAATGGGGCTGGCTCCGGCCGAAGCCCGACGCGCCGTCGTGGCTCGGGGTCTCCGCGGTCGTCTGGCTGATGCTCGTGGGCCTGCTGCTCGTCTGGATCTTCCTCCGCTGGGAGGCCCGGCTGGTGGCGCGGCACCGGGAGCCGCTCGTCGACCCGGCGATGCTGCGCAACAAGCAGCTCACCGGCGGTCTGACGATGTTCTTCTTCCAGTACCTCGTACAGATGGGCGTGTTCTTCGTCGTCCCGCTCTACCTGTCGGTCGCGCTGGGCCTGTCCGCGCTCAACACCGGCGCCCGGCTCCTGCCGCTCTCGCTCACTCTGCTGGCGGCCGCGGTGCTGATCCCCCGCTTGCTCCCGGACGTCTCCCCGCGACGGGTGGTGCGGTTCGGGATCCTCTCGTTGCTCGTCGGCGCGGTGGTCATGATGGGCGCGCTCGACGCGGGCGCCGGTGCGGAGATCGTCACCGTCCCCCTCCTGTTGATCGGGCTCGGCATGGGCTCCCTGGCGTCCCAGCTCGGGTCGGTCACCGTGTCCGCAGTGCCGCAGGAACAGAGCGCGGAGGTCGGGGGCGTGCAGAACGCCGTCACCAATCTCGGTGCCTCGATCGGCACGGCACTCGCCGGATCGATCATGATCGCCGCGCTCACCTCGTCGTTCCTGGCCAACGTGGAGCAGAATCCGGCGGTACCGGCCGAGGTCAAGAGCCAGGCGACCGTCGAGCTCAGCAGTGGTGCGCCCTTCCTGTCGGACGCCCAGCTCACGACCGCCCTCGAGGAAGCCGGCACGAGCCCGGAGGTGACCCAGGCCGTGCTGGACGCCAACGACGACGCCCGGCTCGACGGCCTGAAGGCCGCACTCGCCGTCCTCGCCTTCGCCGCAACCCTCGCGCTCTTCTTCACCCAGCGGATCCCGACGACCCAGCCCCGAGCGCCGGCGGCGTAG
- a CDS encoding winged helix-turn-helix transcriptional regulator, whose translation MTDDLAYDVFARACPSRGTLEHVTGRWGSLTLGALYDGTFRFNELRRRVDGVSEKMLSQTLHALERDGLVHRDAQPTNPPRVDYRLTPLGREIAERLIGLIQLVEGRMPQVEAARESYDAERAGPVTA comes from the coding sequence ATGACTGACGACCTCGCCTACGACGTGTTCGCCCGGGCCTGCCCGTCGCGCGGCACGCTGGAGCATGTGACGGGCCGCTGGGGCAGCCTGACCCTCGGCGCCCTGTACGACGGGACGTTCCGCTTCAACGAGCTGCGGCGGCGGGTCGACGGCGTGAGCGAGAAGATGCTGTCCCAGACGCTCCACGCGCTGGAGCGCGACGGTCTCGTCCACCGGGACGCGCAGCCCACGAACCCGCCGCGGGTCGACTACCGGCTCACCCCGCTCGGCCGTGAGATCGCGGAGCGGCTGATCGGGCTGATCCAGCTGGTCGAGGGCCGCATGCCGCAGGTCGAGGCGGCCCGCGAGAGTTACGACGCGGAGCGCGCGGGCCCCGTCACGGCCTGA
- the mutM gene encoding bifunctional DNA-formamidopyrimidine glycosylase/DNA-(apurinic or apyrimidinic site) lyase, with protein MPELPEVEVVRRGLERWVAGRTVTEVEVLHPRAVRRHPAGGADFAARLKGQRFEVARRRGKYLWLPLADTGTSVLGHLGMSGQLLVQPEDAADEKHLRIRVRFDDTDGTELRFVDQRTFGGLSLHDQTPDGLPDVIAHIARDPLDPEFDEDAFHRALRQRRTTVKRALLDQSLISGVGNIYADEALWRSRLHYDRPTATLTRPRAAELLGHARDVMNEALAVGGTSFDSLYVNVNGESGYFDRSLDAYGREDEPCHRCGTPMRRRPWMNRSSYFCPRCQRPPRPSA; from the coding sequence GTGCCCGAGCTGCCCGAGGTCGAGGTCGTACGGCGCGGACTGGAGCGCTGGGTCGCCGGGCGGACCGTGACCGAGGTCGAGGTGCTGCACCCGAGGGCCGTACGGCGCCATCCGGCGGGCGGCGCGGACTTCGCCGCGCGGCTGAAGGGGCAGCGGTTCGAGGTGGCGCGGCGGCGCGGCAAGTACCTGTGGCTGCCGCTGGCCGACACCGGTACCTCCGTGCTCGGGCACCTCGGCATGAGCGGCCAGCTGCTCGTCCAGCCGGAGGACGCCGCGGACGAGAAGCACCTCCGCATCCGGGTCCGTTTCGACGATACGGACGGCACCGAGCTCCGCTTCGTCGACCAGCGCACCTTCGGCGGGCTCTCGCTGCACGACCAGACCCCCGACGGGCTGCCGGACGTCATCGCGCACATCGCCCGGGACCCGCTGGACCCCGAGTTCGACGAGGACGCGTTCCACCGCGCGCTGCGGCAGCGCCGTACGACCGTCAAGCGGGCTCTGCTCGACCAGTCGCTGATCAGCGGCGTCGGCAACATCTACGCGGACGAGGCGCTCTGGCGGTCCAGGCTGCACTACGACCGCCCCACCGCCACGCTCACCCGGCCGCGCGCGGCCGAGCTCCTCGGGCACGCCCGGGACGTGATGAACGAGGCCCTCGCGGTCGGCGGCACCAGCTTCGACAGCCTCTACGTGAACGTCAACGGCGAGTCCGGCTACTTCGACCGCTCGCTCGACGCCTACGGGCGCGAGGACGAGCCGTGTCACCGCTGCGGTACGCCGATGCGCCGGCGCCCCTGGATGAACCGTTCCAGCTACTTCTGCCCGCGCTGCCAGCGCCCGCCGCGCCCGAGCGCGTGA
- the rnc gene encoding ribonuclease III encodes MSESRKTDDKTDHASSHTLLEGRLGYRLESALLVRALTHRSFAYENGGLPTNERLEFLGDSVLGLVVTDTLYRTHPDLPEGQLAKLRAAVVNSRALAEVSRGLELGSFIRLGRGEEGTGGRDKASILADTLEAVIGAVYLDQGLDAAAELVHRLFDPLIEKSSNLGAGLDWKTSLQELTAAEGLGVPEYLVSEEGPDHEKVFTAAARVGGVSYGTGTGRSKKEAEQQAAESAWREIRAAADERVAAAKAAAEAGTGEVADPSPSTNGAEA; translated from the coding sequence ATGTCTGAGTCCCGCAAGACGGACGACAAGACGGACCATGCCTCGTCCCACACGCTTCTGGAAGGGCGGCTCGGCTATCGGCTCGAGTCCGCCCTTCTGGTGCGTGCACTGACCCACCGTTCGTTCGCGTACGAGAACGGCGGTCTGCCCACCAACGAGCGGCTGGAGTTCCTCGGGGACTCCGTGCTCGGCCTGGTGGTCACGGACACGCTGTACCGCACCCACCCCGACCTGCCCGAAGGCCAGCTGGCCAAACTGCGGGCCGCGGTGGTCAACTCACGTGCACTTGCGGAGGTCAGTCGCGGCCTCGAACTCGGCTCCTTCATCCGGCTCGGCCGGGGCGAAGAGGGCACGGGTGGCCGGGACAAGGCGTCCATCCTCGCCGACACCCTTGAAGCGGTGATCGGCGCGGTCTATCTCGACCAGGGCCTCGACGCGGCGGCCGAGCTGGTTCACCGGCTCTTCGACCCGCTGATCGAGAAGTCCTCGAACCTCGGTGCCGGCCTGGACTGGAAGACCAGTCTCCAGGAGCTCACCGCGGCCGAGGGCCTGGGTGTGCCGGAGTACCTCGTCTCCGAAGAGGGCCCGGACCACGAGAAGGTCTTCACTGCTGCCGCCCGCGTCGGTGGTGTCTCGTACGGCACCGGCACCGGCCGCAGCAAGAAGGAAGCGGAACAGCAGGCGGCGGAGTCCGCGTGGCGCGAGATTCGCGCCGCCGCGGACGAGCGCGTGGCGGCGGCCAAGGCCGCTGCCGAAGCCGGCACGGGAGAGGTCGCCGACCCCTCTCCGTCCACGAACGGCGCGGAGGCCTGA
- the rpmF gene encoding 50S ribosomal protein L32 → MAVPKRKMSRSNTRHRRSQWKAAVPTLVSCERCQEPKLQHIACPSCGTYNKRQVLSV, encoded by the coding sequence GTGGCTGTTCCGAAGCGGAAGATGTCGCGCAGCAACACGCGCCACCGCCGGTCGCAGTGGAAGGCTGCGGTCCCCACCCTGGTTTCGTGTGAGCGTTGCCAGGAGCCGAAGCTGCAGCACATCGCGTGCCCGAGCTGCGGCACCTACAACAAGCGCCAGGTCCTCTCGGTCTGA
- a CDS encoding YceD family protein, giving the protein MLAAHFWQPPHESKAGRALSTRLDHRNPLVFDTHELGRRPGSLQRLSRSVEAPTALGVEGVIGVPEGAPVEIDLRLESVMEGVLVTGTARASAEGECVRCLEPVELELDVDFQEMFSYPDSDDRGRSKAAADDEAEEDESMTPLEDGMFDLEPLLLDAVVLALPMQPVCRDDCAGLCSECGANLNENPDHHHDAVDARWAALQGLAGSLGTDEKDNMSGKASDGDVRSAAEKQEK; this is encoded by the coding sequence ATCCTCGCTGCCCACTTCTGGCAGCCCCCTCACGAATCGAAAGCAGGAAGAGCCCTGAGCACGCGCCTCGACCACCGCAACCCCCTCGTGTTCGACACACACGAGCTGGGGCGGCGTCCTGGCTCCCTCCAGCGGCTCTCGCGTTCCGTCGAGGCCCCCACGGCCCTCGGCGTCGAAGGGGTCATCGGAGTGCCCGAGGGCGCTCCCGTGGAAATCGATCTCCGTCTTGAGTCGGTCATGGAAGGGGTGCTTGTCACAGGCACCGCCCGTGCATCGGCCGAGGGGGAGTGCGTAAGGTGTCTGGAGCCTGTCGAGCTGGAGCTCGACGTGGACTTCCAGGAGATGTTCTCGTACCCCGACTCCGACGACCGGGGCCGCTCCAAGGCGGCCGCGGACGACGAAGCCGAGGAAGACGAGAGCATGACCCCCCTCGAGGACGGCATGTTCGACCTCGAACCTTTGCTGCTTGATGCGGTGGTGCTCGCACTGCCGATGCAGCCGGTGTGCCGGGATGACTGTGCGGGTCTGTGCTCCGAGTGTGGAGCCAACCTGAACGAGAACCCGGACCACCACCATGATGCCGTCGACGCCCGTTGGGCGGCATTGCAGGGACTCGCCGGTTCGCTGGGAACCGATGAGAAGGACAACATGAGCGGCAAGGCCTCTGACGGGGACGTCCGAAGCGCCGCCGAGAAGCAGGAGAAGTAG
- a CDS encoding ATP synthase F0 subunit B, with the protein MDVQKKLDEIVATVQGARSMPMSASCVVNRAELLSLLEEVRDALPGSLAQAQELIGGREQLVEQARQEAERIIEAAHAERGSIVSDTQVARESQGEADRILAEARREAEEVRAEADDYVDSKLANFEVVLNKTIGSVDRGREKLLGRGPGLDQDGYADEDAPEYSADPQTLISRADEYVDAKLGAFEAVLSKTLEAVGRGRQKLHGRIASDDLGEHMAAQDGLGGTVHTSDADYLAGLAELADPQPVPVPAQAPAQIPAQQQPDPYAYQQHQQPQQDPAYGYQQQPDPYGYQQQQADPYAYQGQYGYEQQHQYQPQAPQQQPAAALDETSFFDTSMIDLEQLRRYEQGQ; encoded by the coding sequence GTGGACGTGCAGAAGAAGCTCGACGAGATCGTCGCGACCGTTCAGGGCGCCCGTTCCATGCCCATGTCGGCATCCTGCGTGGTCAACCGCGCCGAGCTGCTCTCCCTGCTCGAAGAGGTACGGGACGCGCTGCCCGGCTCCCTCGCCCAGGCCCAGGAGCTGATCGGCGGCCGTGAGCAGCTGGTCGAGCAGGCCCGCCAGGAGGCCGAGCGGATCATCGAGGCCGCCCACGCCGAGCGCGGCTCGATCGTCTCCGACACGCAGGTCGCCCGGGAGTCGCAGGGCGAGGCCGACCGGATCCTCGCCGAGGCCCGCCGCGAGGCCGAGGAGGTCCGCGCCGAGGCCGACGACTACGTCGACTCCAAGCTCGCGAACTTCGAGGTCGTCCTCAACAAGACGATCGGCTCCGTCGACCGGGGCCGCGAGAAGCTCCTCGGCCGCGGCCCGGGCCTCGACCAGGACGGTTACGCGGACGAGGACGCCCCCGAGTACAGCGCGGACCCGCAGACCCTGATCAGCCGGGCCGACGAGTACGTGGACGCCAAGCTGGGCGCCTTCGAGGCGGTCCTCAGCAAGACCCTGGAGGCCGTCGGCCGCGGCCGGCAGAAGCTGCACGGCCGGATCGCCTCCGACGACCTCGGCGAGCACATGGCCGCACAGGACGGCCTCGGCGGCACGGTGCACACGAGCGACGCCGACTACCTCGCCGGGCTCGCGGAGCTCGCCGACCCCCAGCCGGTCCCGGTCCCCGCACAGGCCCCCGCGCAGATCCCGGCCCAGCAGCAGCCCGACCCGTACGCGTACCAGCAGCATCAGCAGCCGCAGCAGGACCCGGCGTACGGCTACCAGCAGCAGCCGGACCCGTACGGGTACCAGCAGCAGCAGGCCGACCCGTACGCGTACCAGGGTCAGTACGGCTACGAGCAGCAGCACCAGTACCAGCCCCAGGCCCCGCAGCAGCAGCCGGCCGCCGCGCTCGACGAGACCAGTTTCTTCGACACGAGCATGATCGACCTGGAGCAGTTGCGCCGGTACGAACAGGGGCAGTAA
- the coaD gene encoding pantetheine-phosphate adenylyltransferase → MRRAVCPGSFDPITNGHLDIIARASKLYDVVHVAVMINQSKQGLFTVDERIELIREVTADFGNVEVESFHGLLVDFCKQRDIPAIVKGLRAVSDFDYELQMAQMNIGLSGVETLFVPTNPTYSFLSSSLVKEVAAWGGDVSHLVPPQVLGRLTERLARK, encoded by the coding sequence TTGCGCCGCGCCGTCTGTCCGGGGTCATTCGACCCCATCACCAACGGACATCTCGACATCATCGCCCGCGCCTCCAAGCTGTACGACGTCGTACACGTCGCGGTGATGATCAACCAGTCCAAGCAGGGACTGTTCACGGTCGACGAGCGGATCGAGCTGATCCGCGAGGTCACCGCCGACTTCGGCAACGTCGAGGTGGAGTCCTTCCACGGACTGCTCGTCGACTTCTGCAAGCAGCGGGACATCCCCGCCATCGTCAAGGGCCTGCGCGCGGTCAGCGACTTCGACTACGAGTTGCAGATGGCGCAGATGAACATCGGGCTCTCGGGCGTGGAGACCCTTTTCGTCCCCACCAACCCGACGTACAGCTTCCTCTCCTCCTCGCTGGTCAAGGAGGTGGCGGCCTGGGGCGGCGACGTCTCCCACCTGGTCCCGCCGCAGGTCCTCGGCCGGCTGACCGAGCGCCTCGCGCGGAAGTGA
- the rsmD gene encoding 16S rRNA (guanine(966)-N(2))-methyltransferase RsmD, with product MTRVIAGTAGGRRLAVPPGTGTRPTSDRAREGLFSTWEAFLGTLDGTRVADLYAGSGAVGLEALSRGAVHALLVEAEPRAAKTIRENIRTLGLPGAELRTGKAEQIVTGPAPADPYDLVFLDPPYAVADDDLREILLTLRSEGWLTDDALVTVERSTRGGEFGWPDGFEPLRARRYGEGTFWYGRAASTCEDAP from the coding sequence ATGACCCGCGTGATCGCCGGCACCGCCGGCGGACGCCGACTTGCCGTGCCCCCCGGCACCGGCACCCGCCCCACCTCCGACCGGGCGCGCGAAGGCCTCTTCTCCACCTGGGAGGCGTTCCTCGGCACCCTCGACGGGACCCGGGTCGCCGACCTGTACGCGGGCTCCGGCGCCGTCGGGCTCGAAGCGCTCTCCCGGGGCGCGGTCCACGCGCTCCTCGTCGAGGCCGAGCCCCGCGCCGCGAAGACGATCCGCGAGAACATCAGGACACTGGGCCTGCCCGGCGCCGAGCTCCGGACCGGCAAGGCGGAGCAGATCGTCACGGGACCGGCCCCCGCCGACCCGTACGACCTGGTCTTCCTCGACCCCCCGTACGCCGTCGCGGACGACGATCTTCGGGAGATCCTCCTCACACTCCGCTCGGAGGGCTGGCTCACGGACGATGCCCTCGTCACCGTGGAGCGCAGCACCCGAGGCGGGGAGTTCGGCTGGCCGGACGGATTCGAGCCACTGCGGGCCCGTCGTTACGGCGAGGGAACGTTTTGGTACGGTCGCGCCGCCTCTACGTGCGAAGACGCACCATGA
- the recG gene encoding ATP-dependent DNA helicase RecG → MSERWCAIGVVPALDEPLKKSLGPATAKVMAEALDLHTVGDLLHHYPRRYAERGELTTLSDLPLDEHVTVVAQVADARVLTFNGSKGRGQRLEVTITDGSGRLQLVFFGKGVHKPHKDLLPGTRAMFSGKVSLFNRRLQLAHPAYELLRGDGDEATASADTVAGWAGALIPIYPATTKLESWKIAKAVDAVLPHAEDAADPLPPALREGRGLAELPEALRKIHRPRTKADVADARDRLKWDEAFVLQVALARRRHADTQLPAVARRPVPGAILDAFDAKLPFTLTDGQQKVSREIFDDLATEHPMHRLLQGEVGSGKTMVALRAMLAVVDAGGQAAMLAPTEVLAQQHHRSITEMMGELAEGGMLGGADRATKVVLLTGSMGTAARRQALLDLVTGEAGIVIGTHALIEDKVQFHDLGLVVVDEQHRFGVEQRDALRGKGKQPPHLLVMTATPIPRTVAMTVFGDLETSVLDQLPAGRSPIATHVVPAADKPHFLARAWERVREEVENGHQAYVVCPRIGDEEDQKKKSKASAEDEAEKRPPLAVLEVAEKLRTGPLAGLRIAVLHGRMHPDDKDDVMRRFAAGDLDVLVATTVIEVGVNVPNATAMVIMDGDRFGVSQLHQLRGRVGRGSAPGLCLLVTEMPEASPARQRLGAVAATLDGFELSRIDLEQRREGDVLGQAQSGVRSSLKVLTVIDDEEVIAAAREEATTLVLADPDLTAHPGLRTALEALLDKDREEYLEKG, encoded by the coding sequence ATGTCAGAGCGGTGGTGTGCAATAGGAGTCGTGCCCGCGCTCGACGAACCACTCAAGAAGTCCCTCGGCCCCGCCACCGCCAAGGTCATGGCCGAGGCACTCGACCTGCACACGGTCGGTGACCTGCTCCACCACTACCCCCGCCGGTACGCCGAGCGGGGGGAGCTGACCACACTCTCCGACCTGCCGCTCGACGAGCACGTCACGGTCGTCGCGCAGGTCGCCGACGCCCGCGTGCTCACCTTCAACGGCTCCAAGGGACGCGGCCAGCGCCTCGAAGTGACCATCACGGACGGCAGCGGCCGCCTCCAACTGGTCTTCTTCGGCAAGGGTGTGCACAAGCCGCACAAGGACCTGCTGCCCGGCACCCGCGCGATGTTCTCCGGCAAGGTCTCGCTCTTCAACCGCCGTCTCCAGCTCGCCCATCCCGCGTACGAACTCCTCCGCGGCGACGGCGACGAGGCCACCGCGAGCGCCGACACCGTGGCCGGCTGGGCCGGGGCCCTCATCCCGATCTACCCGGCCACCACCAAACTGGAGTCCTGGAAGATCGCCAAGGCCGTCGACGCCGTCCTCCCGCACGCCGAGGACGCCGCCGACCCCCTGCCGCCCGCCCTGCGCGAGGGCCGCGGCCTCGCCGAGCTGCCCGAAGCCCTGAGGAAGATCCACCGCCCCCGTACCAAGGCGGACGTCGCCGACGCCCGCGACCGGCTCAAGTGGGACGAGGCCTTCGTCCTCCAGGTCGCCCTCGCCCGTCGGCGGCACGCCGACACCCAACTCCCCGCCGTCGCCCGGCGCCCCGTCCCCGGCGCCATCCTCGACGCCTTCGACGCCAAGCTGCCCTTCACCCTCACCGACGGCCAGCAGAAGGTCTCCCGCGAGATCTTCGACGACCTCGCCACCGAACACCCCATGCACCGCCTCCTCCAGGGAGAAGTCGGATCGGGCAAGACCATGGTGGCCCTGCGCGCCATGCTCGCCGTCGTCGACGCCGGGGGACAGGCCGCGATGCTCGCCCCCACCGAGGTCCTCGCCCAGCAGCACCACCGCTCGATCACCGAGATGATGGGCGAGCTCGCCGAGGGAGGCATGCTCGGCGGCGCCGACCGGGCCACCAAGGTCGTCCTGCTCACCGGCTCCATGGGCACCGCCGCCCGCCGGCAGGCCCTCCTCGACCTCGTCACCGGCGAGGCGGGGATCGTCATCGGCACCCACGCGCTGATCGAGGACAAGGTCCAGTTCCACGACCTCGGTCTGGTCGTCGTCGACGAGCAGCACCGCTTCGGTGTCGAACAGCGCGACGCCCTGCGCGGCAAGGGCAAGCAGCCGCCCCACCTGCTCGTGATGACCGCCACCCCCATCCCGCGCACGGTCGCCATGACCGTCTTCGGCGACCTGGAGACCTCCGTCCTCGACCAGCTGCCCGCCGGACGCTCCCCGATCGCCACCCACGTCGTCCCCGCCGCCGACAAGCCGCACTTCCTCGCCCGCGCCTGGGAGCGGGTGCGCGAGGAGGTCGAGAACGGCCACCAGGCGTACGTCGTCTGCCCCCGGATCGGCGACGAGGAGGACCAGAAGAAGAAGTCCAAGGCGTCCGCCGAGGACGAGGCCGAGAAGCGTCCGCCGCTCGCCGTCCTGGAGGTCGCAGAGAAGCTCCGTACCGGCCCCCTCGCGGGCCTGCGGATCGCCGTCCTGCACGGCCGCATGCATCCCGACGACAAGGACGACGTCATGCGGCGCTTCGCCGCCGGCGACCTCGACGTCCTCGTCGCCACCACCGTCATCGAGGTCGGCGTCAACGTCCCCAACGCCACCGCCATGGTGATCATGGACGGCGACCGCTTCGGCGTCTCCCAGCTCCACCAGCTCCGCGGCCGCGTCGGCCGAGGGTCCGCCCCCGGCCTCTGCCTCCTCGTCACCGAGATGCCCGAGGCCAGCCCCGCCCGGCAGCGCCTCGGCGCCGTCGCCGCCACCCTCGACGGCTTCGAGCTCTCCCGCATCGACCTCGAACAGCGCCGCGAGGGAGACGTCCTCGGCCAGGCCCAGTCCGGCGTCCGCTCCTCCCTGAAGGTGCTCACCGTCATCGACGACGAGGAGGTCATCGCCGCCGCCCGCGAGGAGGCCACCACCCTCGTCCTCGCCGACCCGGACCTCACCGCCCACCCCGGGCTGCGCACCGCCCTCGAAGCCCTGCTCGACAAGGACCGGGAGGAATACCTGGAGAAGGGCTGA
- a CDS encoding DAK2 domain-containing protein: protein MSRALPPSEELVELDAEALRTWSARALDALGREREEIDAINVYPVADGDTGTNLYLTAEAAHQAVEAVFAAAEPDAAETVRAMAHGALLGARGNSGTILAQLLRGMAAVLAEGRDGDHLARALAEAADAARRAVAHPVEGTILTVASAAARACNGGGGLADVAGSAYEGATTALATTRGQLDVLTRAGVVDAGGQGLVTVLGALVETVTGRTPDRPETAPHGVVVPARPAAPEECGTEDGPAYEVIYLLEAEDAAVDLLRSRLDALGESLVVVGGDGLWNVHVHVDDAGAAVEAGIDAGRPHRIRITHFASPVAETEPDARGARAQRAVVAVVPGAGLAGLCAEAGATTVQTRPGEQPAGDELVDAIRRAHAREVVLLPNDTDLRQTAAAAAERARAEGIRVALIPTRAAVQGIAALAVHEPDRRFDEDVVAMTAAAGATRYAELAVAERQSFTSAGVCQAGDILGLIEGDVAVIGDDLTETARTVLDRMLSAGGELVTLIVADDTPPDLAATLERHVRSGYLAVDTTTYHAGEGAPPLLIGVE from the coding sequence TTGTCGCGAGCCCTTCCGCCTTCCGAGGAGCTCGTCGAGCTCGACGCCGAAGCGCTCCGGACCTGGTCCGCGCGGGCGCTTGACGCCCTCGGGCGGGAGCGCGAGGAGATCGACGCGATCAACGTCTACCCGGTCGCGGACGGGGACACCGGCACCAACCTGTACCTGACGGCGGAAGCCGCCCACCAGGCCGTCGAAGCCGTCTTCGCCGCCGCCGAACCCGACGCCGCCGAGACCGTACGGGCCATGGCGCACGGGGCCCTGCTCGGTGCCCGCGGCAACTCCGGGACCATCCTCGCCCAGCTGCTGCGCGGCATGGCGGCCGTCCTCGCCGAGGGACGTGACGGTGATCACCTCGCCCGCGCCCTGGCGGAGGCCGCCGACGCGGCCCGCCGGGCCGTCGCCCACCCCGTCGAGGGCACGATCCTCACGGTGGCCTCCGCCGCCGCACGGGCCTGCAATGGGGGCGGCGGACTCGCGGACGTGGCCGGAAGCGCCTACGAGGGCGCCACGACCGCCCTGGCGACCACCCGGGGCCAGCTGGACGTCCTCACCCGCGCCGGGGTCGTGGACGCCGGCGGACAGGGCCTGGTGACCGTCCTCGGAGCGCTCGTGGAGACCGTGACCGGCCGGACGCCGGACCGCCCGGAGACGGCGCCGCACGGCGTGGTCGTACCGGCCCGGCCCGCCGCGCCCGAGGAATGCGGCACCGAGGACGGACCCGCGTACGAGGTGATCTACCTCCTGGAGGCCGAGGACGCGGCCGTGGACCTGCTGCGGTCCCGCCTCGACGCGCTGGGGGAGTCCCTGGTCGTCGTCGGCGGCGACGGGCTGTGGAACGTCCACGTGCACGTCGACGACGCGGGAGCCGCCGTCGAGGCCGGCATCGATGCCGGGCGGCCCCACCGGATCCGCATCACCCACTTCGCGAGCCCCGTGGCGGAGACGGAGCCGGACGCGCGCGGGGCGCGGGCCCAGCGCGCGGTGGTCGCCGTCGTCCCCGGCGCGGGCCTGGCCGGACTGTGCGCCGAGGCGGGCGCGACCACCGTCCAGACACGCCCCGGCGAACAGCCCGCAGGGGACGAACTCGTCGACGCGATCCGCCGGGCCCACGCCCGCGAGGTCGTCCTCCTGCCCAACGACACCGACCTGCGCCAGACCGCCGCCGCCGCGGCCGAACGGGCCCGGGCGGAGGGCATCCGCGTCGCCCTCATCCCGACCCGGGCCGCCGTCCAGGGCATCGCCGCCCTCGCCGTCCACGAACCGGACCGCCGCTTCGACGAGGACGTCGTCGCCATGACCGCCGCCGCCGGCGCCACCCGCTACGCCGAACTCGCCGTCGCCGAGCGCCAGTCCTTCACCTCGGCCGGCGTCTGCCAGGCCGGCGACATCCTCGGCCTCATCGAGGGCGACGTCGCCGTCATCGGCGACGACCTCACCGAGACGGCCCGCACGGTCCTCGACCGCATGCTGTCGGCGGGCGGCGAACTCGTCACCCTGATCGTCGCCGACGACACCCCGCCCGACCTCGCCGCCACCCTCGAACGCCACGTCCGCAGCGGCTACCTGGCCGTCGACACGACCACGTACCACGCGGGCGAAGGAGCCCCGCCGCTGCTCATCGGAGTGGAGTGA